In one Oryza glaberrima chromosome 2, OglaRS2, whole genome shotgun sequence genomic region, the following are encoded:
- the LOC127761201 gene encoding transcription initiation factor TFIID subunit 4b-like has protein sequence MSTQLTEHDHQPEQEPPHSENHLKQAEPNSFQFAEKETGYAGLQNFTGPKVDVGQTSGEQQHVKQMVGQQAPPGAQDARKRGYQPSIPFNMLIPILQAHLDRDKDMQLQTVWAKLRRNEVHKDDFLRVIRNIVGDQMLKQAAHKVFAQMQAQAQRSGQANANQQANANQYSLQSQVSSSGSAQLHDQQVHVSTTPNQGQKNQALSSSQTFVQSGTQVQSSMTAPDNSIQRPDAKGMHVTPNRPPVMNSAISAQTMNKQQQPTQVQQASQQIYGTTNRPDQPYTRPIGGSTPLSSLSSESEIRPSSHPAKMEILPSHPMTQQNAAAQQMQQNKDVKTNASNPRSNAKQDSGTGKGRAVGTGGSSTKSQGKQGPPNVSTPPAAKSNKKTAGQKKSLETSGSTPPPPSKKQKTSGTFQEQSFDQLNDVTAVSGVNLREEEEQLLSAPKEESWASEEARKIAQEEDGKLFLQKGPLLKKLAAIVPKCNLKSIGGDVEHCLSMCVEERLRRFISTLIRVSKQRIDTEKSGHRLVITSDVGRQILRMNQKAKEEWDKKQAEETDKNKKQNEVDGGGTVELDKEKEETRSKNAKPNKEEDDKMRTTAANVAARQAVGGSDMLSKWQLMAEQARQKREGLDLAASSQRGTASRSHMAGKGPTDHHEASKRTHSAAFGTGGMNRQGRGPFAASHPKGPQRTISMKDVICVLEREPQMTKSRLIYRLYERLPGDSTRD, from the exons ATGTCTACCCAATTAACGGAACACGATCACCAGCCAGAACAAGAACCACCACATTCTGAAAACCATCTGAAACAGGCAGAGCCAAACAGCTTCCAGTTCGCTGAAAAGGAAACAGGCTATGCTGGTCTACAGAATTTCACAGGCCCCAAGGTGGATGTGGGTCAGACTTCAGGAGAGCAGCAGCATGTAAAACAGATGGTCGGTCAGCAAGCACCACCTGGTGCACAGGACGCAAGGAAGCGGGGATACCAACCGTCTATACCATTTAATATGTTGATTCCAATCCTACAGGCTCATCTTGACAGAGACAAGGATATGCAGCTTCAAACTGTGTGGGCAAAACTTAGG CGTAATGAAGTTCATAAAGATGATTTCTTGAGAGTTATCAGGAACATCGTTGGAGATCAAATGCTAAAGCAAGCAGCCCATAAAGTTTTTGCACAG aTGCAAGCCCAGGCACAGAGAAGTGGCCAGGCAAATGCAAATCAGCAGGCTAATGCAAATCAGTATTCTTTACAATCCCAAGTATCTTCCAGCGGTTCGGCTCAATTACATGATCAGCAAGTTCACGTGTCCACCACACCTAATCAGGGCCAAAAAAACCAAGCATTGTCTTCATCCCAAACCTTTGTGCAATCTGGCACTCAGGTACAGAGCAGTATGACTGCTCCTGATAATTCCATCCAACGGCCAGATGCAAAGGGAATGCATGTTACGCCGAACCGACCTCCTGTTATGAACTCAGCAATTTCTGCACAAACAATGAACAAACAGCAGCAACCCACACAAGTCCAGCAAGCCTCACAGCAAATATATGGAACAACTAATCGCCCTGACCAGCCATACACTAGGCCAATCGGTGGTTCAACACCTCTTAGCTCACTGAGTTCAGAATCAGAAATAAGGCCTTCCTCGCATCCTGCAAAAATGGAGATTCTTCCTTCTCATCCAATGACACAACAAAATGCAGCTGCGCAGCAAATGCAACAGAACAAGGATGTGAAGACTAATGCTTCTAATCCAAGGAGTAATGCAAAGCAAGATTCGGGGACAGGTAAGGGTCGTGCAGTTGGCACTGGAGGTTCTTCAACGAAATCGCAAGGGAAGCAG GGCCCCCCTAACGTTTCCACACCTCCCGCTGCAAAGAGTAACAAGAAAACTGCTGGGCAGAAGAAGTCATTGGAAACATCAGGCTCTACACCACCCCCTCCTAG CAAAAAGCAGAAGACTTCTGGAACCTTCCAAGAACAAAGCTTCGATCAACTAAATGATGTCACGGCTGTTAGTGGTGTTAATCTTAGG gaagaagaagaacagctACTCTCTGCCCCAAAGGAAGAGAGCTGGGCCTCAGAAGAAGCAAGGAAAATTGCACAGGAAGAAGATGGCAAGCTTTTTCTGCAGAAAGGCCCACTTCTGAAGAAACTAGCAGCAATCG TTCCTAAATGCAATTTGAAGAGCATTGGTGGTGATGTTGAGCATTGTTTATCAATG TGCGTGGAGGAGCGATTGCGAAGATTTATCAGTACTCTCATAAGAGTTTCAAAGCAG AGAATTGACACAGAAAAGTCTGGCCATCGACTAGTTATAACATCAGATGTTGGCCGGCAAATTTTGCGGATGAACCAGAAAGCTAAGGAAGAATGGGATAAAAAACAAGCAGAGGAAACAGACAAGAACAAGAAACAAAATGAG GTTGACGGCGGTGGCACTGTGGAATTAGACAAGGAAAAGGAGGAAACTCGTTCAAAGAATGCAAAG CCCaacaaagaagaagatgacaaGATGAGAACAACAGCTGCAAATGTTGCCGCCCGACAGGCTGTTGGAGGAAGTGATATGCTGTCCAAATGGCAACTGATGGCTGAACAAGCTAGACAGAAACGCGAAGGCCTTGATCTGGCTGCTTCTTCACAGCGCGGGACAGCTTCCAGGTCGCATATGGCTGGGAAAGGTCCCACAGATCACCACGAAGCTTCGAAGAGGACCCATTCTGCAGCGTTTGGAACTG GAGGCATGAACAGGCAAGGCAGGGGTCCATTTGCAGCGTCTCATCCAAAAGGACCACAAAGAACTATTTCTATGAAGGATGTAATATGTGTCCTCGAGAGGGAACCTCAGATGACAAAATCGCGGCTGATATATCGGCTCTATGAGCGGTTGCCTGGAGATTCCACCAGAGATTAG